From a region of the Acidicapsa acidisoli genome:
- a CDS encoding tetratricopeptide repeat protein, which translates to MLFLRRKNRNNVLQGNGAPFIPRTRRRPGKNNRSRAFAVMVACFVLNFGSIFAIAAGTGPTSRELLEQGRKLLKAGKLAEAELVLDRAEKLAPSDSVILTLDAKVKGRLGEYSGAVDLLKHVIGLTPESAQAHVDLAIALADSGDLDGALAETATAISIAPGLAIAHLNRARILSDMKQDREAGDEFVSAARLAPGNPDCYFYWSFAERARGDFAKEAELLQKVVKLEPGNVNAHIRLANNLLDQNRTAEAVAELRMALAVDPNSAQAVYKLSRALHTTDPEESKRLHAQFDQLKAQNSVVDQAKARANEAFHAFTVQDWRESVRLFSEALETCGDCEIESTLHRDLGLTLCRDGQIERGAEELRRALALNPEDRDAAKALEAIRALNKSSE; encoded by the coding sequence ATGCTATTCTTGCGCCGAAAAAACCGTAACAACGTGTTGCAAGGCAACGGTGCACCCTTCATTCCTCGAACAAGGCGGCGGCCTGGCAAGAACAATCGGTCGCGCGCTTTTGCAGTGATGGTTGCATGCTTCGTTCTTAACTTCGGCTCGATCTTTGCAATTGCCGCAGGGACAGGTCCAACTTCAAGGGAACTCCTCGAACAAGGTAGAAAGCTACTTAAGGCAGGAAAGCTTGCCGAAGCCGAATTAGTCCTGGATCGCGCTGAGAAACTAGCTCCGTCTGATTCGGTGATCCTGACTCTGGATGCCAAGGTCAAAGGCCGGCTGGGCGAGTACTCCGGCGCAGTCGACCTCCTCAAACACGTGATTGGGCTAACTCCGGAGTCAGCCCAAGCGCACGTCGATCTTGCGATAGCTCTCGCTGACTCTGGCGACCTTGACGGCGCCTTGGCGGAAACGGCAACCGCAATCTCTATTGCTCCCGGTCTGGCGATCGCACATTTGAATCGGGCGCGCATTCTTAGTGACATGAAGCAGGATCGGGAGGCTGGCGACGAGTTCGTTTCAGCGGCTCGGCTCGCTCCGGGCAATCCGGATTGTTACTTTTACTGGTCGTTTGCCGAGCGGGCGCGGGGAGATTTCGCCAAAGAAGCCGAGTTGCTGCAGAAAGTCGTGAAGCTGGAACCCGGCAACGTCAACGCACATATTAGGCTCGCAAATAATCTGCTCGATCAGAATCGGACCGCCGAAGCTGTAGCCGAGCTTCGCATGGCCCTGGCGGTTGATCCCAATTCAGCGCAAGCCGTCTATAAGCTCTCGCGCGCTCTTCACACCACCGATCCCGAGGAATCAAAGAGGCTGCACGCCCAGTTCGACCAGCTCAAGGCACAGAACTCTGTCGTCGATCAGGCCAAGGCGCGCGCTAATGAGGCTTTTCACGCATTTACGGTGCAAGACTGGCGCGAGTCGGTTCGCCTTTTCAGTGAAGCGCTCGAAACCTGTGGAGATTGCGAGATCGAGAGCACGCTCCACCGTGATCTAGGTTTGACTCTCTGCCGGGACGGCCAGATTGAACGGGGCGCCGAGGAGCTACGCAGGGCGCTCGCACTCAACCCCGAAGATCGGGACGCCGCGAAAGCCCTGGAAGCGATTCGTGCACTGAACAAATCAAGTGAATGA
- a CDS encoding TonB-dependent receptor: MEFSVQWWKTCRVFSLWQACLLSGILLLSGTGLAQLSTASLSGAVRDPSGAVVPSAQIVLRNVATDVENTTTSNGAGAYLFLSITPGRYTVQASAPNFAEQRVPEFTLTVGQAATIDFALTVGSQSTVVTVQGATPQLETSSANLGTVIGTQQVNDLPLNGRDFTQLLILSPGISPVNNGQGGPGGGQYATPEPLNQASTIPSVNGQGNRSDYFFTDGLSNFGAFHSVYAVPPIIDEIQEFKVVSHTDSAEYGSVTGGVINVVTKSGTNSLHGSAWEYDRNDIFDAQAYFLPPDTPRTPYKENEFGGAVGGPVWLPKLYNGKNKTFFFGAYQGFRFSQTSNAPRKVPTVAQLAGDESSWPTQIYNPYTTIPDPANPGEYIRQPYQGNQIPVGNAPGDISPAMQAYANFVFPAAGPAFDANGDNVLDTTPETQTINQWTARIDQKVGGNDSAWFRYSYDTSVESSSGGLPGIPNVNTNPNRNYGGSYVHVFNPSLILQAEFGRTLAGANASAFFTKGSAGIISQVGFAQAFAGGYTAIGNSRSLLPQLAINGYSSATENISNHPDVPNSNQYSGALTKIWRNHEFHIGGGFISNKFLAPIALSNLTYAAQETADTNPLDTVNTGDPVASFLINAPDSAQRRNENSETRPGGVMSEFVQDSWRVNSKLTVNLGLRYDLTFNPPYGTSKQIGQNGGPETGDDDLENGTYIIQKLPPLCSVRGAAPCIPGDGTLPANVVVSPNEKILHNTDTNVGPHLGFAYKFTDRTVVRGAFGIVYDNWAGVLQDAQNIAGLWPDTGQQQAVNLNVPKTSSATPTVTSQDPFASAGNSFFPAPTPFAQVGFMYDPNLKNPYSEQWNFGVQQLLSSSTTLTVNYVGSSSHRLDVGGMYNTALTPGPGDPQSRALFPYMAPTYYDRSVGSGNYNGLQVSLERRYTSGFSYGLAYTWSKSIDVGGDGYYGVEGGAPQDPYHPALYDRSVSGLDLRHILTVNTLYEVPIGKGKMLSTKNGVLDYILGNWQLNDLFQTHSGIAFTPAISSDIANIGQGFLTTEHLNKVESSGISHRSAAEWFNTANYAAPALYTFGTAGRNSLSGPAFWNLDMSLFRQFPLGEGRRFEFRAEAFNLFNHVDLGQPNSDLNSGSAFGTINSTASTARQLQLAGKFIF, from the coding sequence ATGGAGTTTTCAGTTCAGTGGTGGAAGACCTGTAGAGTATTTTCCCTGTGGCAGGCGTGTTTACTGAGTGGCATCCTGCTGCTATCCGGCACAGGGTTGGCACAGCTATCGACGGCCTCGCTAAGCGGAGCTGTCCGAGATCCCAGCGGCGCTGTGGTTCCGAGCGCTCAAATCGTGCTAAGGAATGTGGCCACAGACGTCGAGAACACAACCACATCCAATGGTGCGGGCGCCTATCTCTTCCTGTCTATCACTCCCGGGCGATATACGGTTCAGGCGTCAGCTCCGAACTTCGCGGAGCAGCGGGTTCCCGAGTTCACACTTACCGTCGGACAGGCCGCGACGATTGACTTTGCTCTGACCGTTGGTTCGCAAAGTACCGTCGTTACGGTTCAGGGCGCTACTCCGCAACTGGAGACGTCAAGTGCGAATCTGGGTACCGTCATTGGGACTCAACAGGTAAACGATCTTCCGCTTAACGGGCGTGACTTTACTCAGCTTCTGATCCTGAGTCCGGGTATATCTCCGGTAAACAACGGGCAGGGCGGTCCCGGCGGAGGCCAATATGCAACACCGGAGCCACTTAATCAGGCATCCACAATTCCCTCCGTTAATGGGCAGGGCAACCGATCTGATTACTTTTTCACAGATGGCCTGAGCAACTTCGGCGCCTTCCACAGTGTGTATGCGGTGCCGCCGATCATTGATGAAATTCAGGAATTCAAGGTTGTGTCTCACACAGATAGTGCGGAATACGGGTCGGTAACCGGCGGGGTCATAAATGTAGTCACTAAGTCCGGCACAAACAGTCTCCACGGTTCAGCGTGGGAGTATGACCGCAATGATATCTTCGATGCTCAGGCCTACTTCCTGCCGCCAGATACGCCCAGGACGCCTTATAAAGAGAACGAATTCGGCGGTGCCGTAGGAGGTCCGGTTTGGCTCCCGAAACTGTACAACGGCAAGAACAAGACCTTCTTCTTTGGGGCATATCAGGGATTCCGCTTCTCGCAGACCAGTAATGCTCCTCGAAAAGTTCCGACCGTCGCCCAACTCGCTGGAGATGAGAGCAGTTGGCCGACACAGATATACAACCCGTATACCACCATCCCGGATCCAGCCAATCCCGGCGAGTACATCCGTCAGCCATATCAGGGGAACCAGATTCCTGTAGGTAATGCTCCAGGTGACATCAGCCCCGCCATGCAAGCTTACGCGAACTTCGTTTTCCCGGCGGCCGGGCCAGCATTTGATGCAAACGGAGACAATGTGCTTGACACAACTCCCGAAACCCAGACCATCAACCAATGGACTGCCCGGATTGACCAAAAAGTTGGCGGGAATGACTCGGCGTGGTTTCGCTATAGTTATGACACCAGTGTAGAAAGTAGTTCCGGTGGCCTCCCAGGAATACCAAACGTTAACACCAATCCGAATAGGAACTATGGCGGCAGCTACGTACATGTCTTCAATCCCAGTCTCATTCTTCAGGCTGAATTCGGCCGAACGCTTGCCGGAGCCAATGCCTCAGCTTTCTTCACAAAAGGATCGGCGGGGATCATTAGTCAGGTTGGGTTCGCGCAGGCGTTCGCCGGCGGTTACACCGCTATAGGAAATTCGAGAAGCCTTCTTCCACAACTTGCGATCAATGGATATTCCAGCGCAACCGAGAACATATCGAACCACCCGGACGTTCCGAACTCCAACCAATACAGTGGCGCTTTGACGAAGATATGGAGAAACCACGAGTTTCACATAGGCGGAGGGTTCATCAGCAATAAATTTTTGGCTCCGATCGCCCTTTCAAACCTCACATACGCTGCGCAAGAAACCGCCGACACAAATCCTCTTGACACCGTCAATACCGGCGATCCGGTCGCCTCCTTTCTCATCAACGCTCCAGACTCAGCTCAGCGGCGCAACGAGAACTCGGAAACGCGTCCTGGCGGTGTTATGAGCGAATTTGTGCAGGACAGCTGGAGAGTTAACTCGAAATTGACGGTTAATCTGGGGCTTCGATACGATCTCACATTTAATCCACCCTATGGGACCAGCAAGCAAATCGGTCAAAACGGCGGGCCAGAGACAGGTGATGATGATCTCGAAAACGGCACCTATATCATTCAGAAGCTTCCTCCTCTCTGCAGTGTCCGCGGCGCTGCGCCGTGCATTCCCGGAGATGGCACGCTCCCTGCGAACGTCGTCGTGTCTCCAAACGAAAAAATACTTCATAACACCGACACGAATGTCGGCCCCCACCTCGGTTTTGCTTACAAGTTCACGGATCGCACAGTCGTTCGCGGAGCTTTCGGCATCGTGTATGACAATTGGGCGGGTGTATTGCAAGATGCACAGAATATCGCCGGACTTTGGCCTGACACAGGTCAGCAACAAGCTGTTAATTTGAACGTGCCGAAAACAAGCTCTGCAACACCGACAGTTACATCACAGGATCCATTCGCAAGCGCAGGCAATAGCTTCTTTCCAGCGCCTACTCCATTCGCTCAGGTCGGCTTTATGTACGATCCGAATCTAAAGAATCCCTATTCGGAACAATGGAACTTTGGCGTGCAGCAACTTCTTAGCTCTTCGACCACACTGACAGTGAATTATGTTGGCTCGTCGTCGCACCGGCTTGATGTTGGCGGCATGTATAACACTGCGCTTACGCCAGGACCTGGCGACCCTCAGTCACGCGCTCTGTTTCCCTACATGGCCCCGACGTACTACGATCGCAGCGTAGGCAGCGGCAATTACAACGGGCTACAGGTCTCGCTGGAGAGGAGGTACACCAGCGGCTTCTCGTACGGATTGGCCTACACCTGGTCAAAGTCCATTGATGTCGGAGGCGATGGATATTACGGTGTTGAAGGCGGCGCTCCGCAGGACCCCTATCACCCGGCTCTTTATGATCGATCTGTATCAGGACTTGATTTAAGGCACATTTTGACTGTGAACACGCTTTACGAGGTTCCTATTGGGAAGGGAAAAATGCTTTCCACTAAGAACGGCGTGCTTGATTACATCCTGGGGAACTGGCAGCTTAACGATCTGTTCCAAACACATTCGGGCATTGCTTTTACTCCCGCCATCAGTAGCGATATCGCAAATATCGGACAGGGGTTTTTGACTACTGAACATTTGAATAAGGTGGAAAGCTCCGGCATTTCGCATAGGTCCGCAGCGGAGTGGTTCAATACCGCAAATTATGCCGCCCCGGCGCTTTACACCTTCGGCACTGCGGGACGCAATTCTCTCTCGGGCCCTGCCTTCTGGAATCTGGATATGTCGCTCTTTCGCCAGTTCCCATTGGGAGAAGGGCGAAGATTCGAGTTTCGAGCCGAGGCATTCAATCTGTTCAACCACGTAGACCTGGGTCAGCCCAATAGCGACCTCAATAGCGGATCAGCCTTTGGTACGATCAACAGCACCGCAAGTACAGCGCGACAGCTCCAGCTAGCCGGGAAGTTCATCTTTTAG
- a CDS encoding class I mannose-6-phosphate isomerase, protein MSEKCTISFECYPGVYERALISALVESLRPSGLIVTSDLLKSPSEIEQMVSDVLGDDPVFGQMNPLEIADFFDSAKLANGREMAKNWKHGLLVIVGTGASLVSGEPNLLVYADMARWEIQQRQRRNEVGNLGTDNLQESPGQKYKRAFFVDWRAADHLKKSLLQKIDFWLDTNGDIPKLVTGRAMRDGLQQISRRPFRVVPYFDPGPWGGHWMERVCGLPTGMPNYAWCFDGVPEENSLLLSFGGTCVEIPAMNLTLLHPRELLGDAVLSRFGAEFPIRFDLLDTMGGGNLSLQVHPRTQFIREHFGMQYTQDESYYLLDAGEDGDVYLGLRNHIDQEAMIGELKTALGADVSFRAETYVNRFPARKHDHFLIPAGTIHCSGKNCMVLEISATPYIFTFKLWDWDRLGLDGLPRPIHLEHGLANIAWNRDTDWVEKNLINRIDPLGQGHGWREERTGLHELEFIETRRHWFTSSTPHDTLQTVNVLNLVEGEEAIVESPTEAFDPFVVHYAETFIVPASVGRYSISPAGRSLGKSCGTIKAFVRS, encoded by the coding sequence GTGTCAGAGAAGTGCACGATTTCCTTCGAATGTTATCCGGGCGTATATGAGAGAGCACTGATCAGCGCTCTGGTGGAAAGCCTGCGCCCCTCGGGCCTGATCGTCACGTCGGACCTGTTGAAGAGTCCGTCCGAAATCGAGCAGATGGTATCGGATGTGCTGGGCGACGATCCTGTGTTTGGTCAAATGAACCCTCTTGAAATTGCGGATTTTTTTGATAGTGCGAAGCTCGCAAACGGGCGCGAAATGGCCAAAAACTGGAAGCATGGGCTCTTGGTCATTGTCGGCACGGGGGCGTCTCTAGTATCCGGAGAACCGAATCTGCTCGTATATGCAGATATGGCTCGTTGGGAGATCCAGCAACGTCAACGACGGAATGAGGTCGGGAATCTGGGTACCGACAATCTCCAGGAAAGTCCGGGGCAGAAATACAAGCGGGCGTTTTTCGTCGATTGGCGCGCCGCCGACCATCTTAAGAAATCACTGTTGCAGAAGATCGATTTCTGGCTTGACACTAACGGAGATATTCCGAAACTCGTGACCGGCCGCGCTATGCGGGATGGACTACAACAGATTTCCCGTCGCCCTTTTCGGGTAGTTCCCTATTTCGATCCAGGGCCGTGGGGTGGCCATTGGATGGAGAGGGTTTGTGGCCTCCCCACGGGGATGCCGAATTATGCATGGTGTTTCGACGGCGTACCCGAGGAAAATAGTTTGCTGCTTTCTTTTGGAGGGACATGCGTCGAGATTCCAGCCATGAACCTCACCCTTCTTCATCCGCGCGAGTTACTGGGCGACGCGGTGTTATCCCGATTCGGAGCCGAGTTCCCGATTCGTTTCGATTTGCTCGACACGATGGGTGGTGGAAACCTTTCGCTACAGGTTCATCCAAGAACTCAATTCATCCGTGAGCACTTCGGCATGCAATACACGCAGGACGAGAGCTACTATTTGCTCGACGCCGGCGAGGATGGCGACGTATACCTCGGTCTTAGGAATCATATTGACCAAGAAGCCATGATTGGGGAGTTGAAAACGGCTCTAGGCGCCGATGTGTCGTTCAGGGCTGAGACGTACGTAAACCGCTTCCCTGCCAGGAAGCACGACCATTTCCTGATTCCGGCGGGCACCATCCATTGCTCGGGCAAAAACTGCATGGTCCTTGAGATAAGCGCAACTCCGTATATTTTCACATTCAAGTTGTGGGATTGGGACCGGCTCGGTCTGGACGGCTTGCCTAGACCGATTCATCTCGAGCACGGCTTGGCAAACATAGCTTGGAACCGCGACACGGATTGGGTTGAGAAAAACCTGATCAATCGGATTGATCCATTGGGCCAGGGCCACGGGTGGCGCGAGGAGCGCACAGGGCTCCACGAATTGGAGTTCATTGAAACGCGCAGGCATTGGTTTACGAGTTCGACGCCTCACGATACACTTCAGACGGTCAATGTTCTCAACCTCGTTGAAGGAGAGGAGGCTATCGTCGAAAGCCCGACGGAAGCCTTCGATCCGTTTGTCGTTCACTATGCTGAAACTTTCATTGTCCCGGCATCTGTGGGCCGATATTCAATCTCACCTGCAGGACGATCCTTGGGAAAGAGCTGTGGAACGATAAAGGCGTTTGTCCGTTCCTAG
- a CDS encoding carboxylesterase/lipase family protein: protein MAALGAGLVGSASVPSDLTALPSVGTPSKSQAAAVPCARNKAIRSDSTTVVETSAGKIRGFERNGVYIFKGIPYGASTSGPRRFMPASKPEPWTGIRNALAYGRVCPQQDSAHFNMDGKNLANSDEDAFLLHRGSATTVPGEDCLRVNLWTPEINGSHKRPVMVFMHGGGFSGGSGHDLLSYDGESLARNHDVVVVNHNHRLNVFGYLNLEPIGGEEFVMSANVGMLDIVAVLDWVHTHIVAFGGDPGNVTIFGQSGGGGKVAALMAMPAAKGLFHRAIIQSGPFLKALNPDYSLRITELLIAELGLSKSQVKELQKIPVDRLLGAAAEAMKNMPKSRPFQRDGYGWETAVGWGPTVDGHILPNHPFDPGAPMVSSDVPLITGTNLNESINGVDRLDAESMTTDEMIQLVHDTFGSDGTAIIAAYREEYPRADPFDLWAAIAASQWRIPAIAQATRKANLGTAPAYSYIYSWRTPMLNKRPGTFHACEISFAFDNAEICDHYSAGDPGAFILSKQLSKAWVNFARTGNPNHDGLPNWPTYTAESRATMFFDAPCEVRYDPEGKGLKIITQS from the coding sequence ATGGCGGCGTTAGGGGCCGGATTGGTTGGTTCAGCCAGCGTCCCCAGTGACCTGACGGCGCTACCGTCAGTGGGAACGCCGTCCAAGTCCCAAGCTGCTGCAGTTCCCTGTGCGCGAAACAAGGCCATTCGTTCCGACTCCACTACTGTGGTAGAGACAAGCGCGGGCAAGATCCGTGGATTTGAGCGAAACGGAGTCTACATTTTCAAAGGCATACCATACGGCGCTTCGACCTCCGGCCCGAGGCGCTTCATGCCAGCATCCAAACCTGAACCATGGACAGGGATTCGCAACGCGCTGGCATACGGTCGAGTCTGTCCACAGCAGGATTCCGCACACTTCAATATGGACGGAAAGAACCTCGCGAATTCCGACGAGGATGCCTTTCTGCTTCATCGGGGGTCCGCCACCACAGTGCCAGGCGAAGACTGCCTGCGAGTGAATCTTTGGACGCCGGAGATCAACGGTTCGCATAAACGCCCCGTCATGGTCTTCATGCATGGAGGTGGTTTCTCCGGAGGGTCCGGGCATGACCTTCTTTCCTATGATGGCGAAAGTCTCGCTCGTAATCACGATGTGGTTGTAGTGAATCACAATCATCGACTCAACGTTTTCGGCTATCTCAATCTGGAACCAATTGGTGGTGAAGAATTTGTAATGTCTGCCAATGTCGGAATGCTTGATATCGTCGCTGTTCTTGATTGGGTCCATACGCATATCGTGGCGTTCGGTGGCGATCCCGGGAACGTAACTATATTCGGTCAATCCGGAGGCGGAGGGAAGGTCGCCGCTTTGATGGCGATGCCGGCAGCTAAGGGGTTATTTCATCGCGCCATTATTCAAAGCGGCCCTTTTTTGAAAGCTCTCAATCCTGACTATTCTCTACGGATAACAGAACTGCTGATTGCTGAACTTGGATTGTCAAAATCTCAAGTCAAGGAGTTGCAGAAGATTCCGGTGGACCGACTTTTGGGTGCTGCTGCGGAAGCTATGAAGAACATGCCAAAGAGTCGACCGTTTCAGCGCGACGGATATGGTTGGGAGACCGCTGTCGGCTGGGGGCCCACCGTGGATGGGCACATCCTACCCAATCATCCATTCGACCCGGGCGCCCCCATGGTCTCGTCGGATGTGCCGCTGATCACAGGCACCAATCTCAACGAAAGTATCAATGGAGTCGACCGCCTCGACGCGGAATCCATGACCACTGATGAAATGATTCAATTGGTTCATGACACATTTGGCAGTGATGGCACTGCGATTATTGCTGCTTATCGGGAGGAATATCCCCGGGCAGATCCGTTCGACCTCTGGGCTGCCATTGCCGCATCTCAATGGCGGATCCCTGCGATCGCGCAGGCCACAAGGAAAGCCAACTTAGGAACGGCGCCCGCGTACTCCTACATTTATTCCTGGCGCACGCCAATGTTGAACAAGCGTCCAGGAACATTCCACGCATGCGAAATCTCATTCGCTTTTGACAACGCGGAAATCTGTGATCACTACAGCGCAGGCGATCCGGGTGCGTTCATCTTAAGTAAACAGTTGAGCAAGGCCTGGGTGAACTTCGCGCGAACAGGAAATCCCAATCACGATGGCCTGCCCAATTGGCCGACCTACACAGCCGAGTCCCGCGCAACCATGTTCTTCGATGCTCCGTGTGAAGTTCGTTACGATCCCGAAGGAAAGGGATTGAAAATCATCACACAATCTTAA
- a CDS encoding L-rhamnose/proton symporter RhaT, with product MTSPSSGIATLIIAGVMNASFTMPMKYARKWAWENTWLAWTIFALVVLPFVAALVTIPNLSMVYRSAPLGVILEVASFGAGWGVAQVFFGIAVDMIGITLAFSIVLGTSAAVGSLIPMVSLHREHLNSAAGYAVIGAVAFVLLGVMLCAAAGRLRDRPIRLSIASPKNTSQGLLLAIICGLAASLMNFGVAFGTPLVEVARSFGANGLNAINAIWLPLLLAGAVPNVLYCAWLMKRNRSGQKYRVGRSYWALAAMMAILWFGSTLLYGLAAGQLGAWGPILGWPLFMSLIVITATILGMFTGEWKDCGPLPIRVQWAGVTVLVLAIFILAGSSRYLQ from the coding sequence ATGACCAGCCCATCAAGCGGAATTGCAACCCTCATCATCGCCGGCGTAATGAACGCCAGCTTCACGATGCCCATGAAGTATGCCCGAAAATGGGCATGGGAGAACACTTGGCTTGCCTGGACGATATTCGCGCTCGTTGTTCTGCCTTTTGTGGCCGCCTTGGTGACCATCCCGAATCTGTCTATGGTTTACCGCTCAGCCCCTCTGGGCGTAATTCTCGAAGTCGCAAGCTTTGGGGCGGGCTGGGGAGTAGCGCAGGTGTTTTTTGGCATTGCGGTGGATATGATCGGGATTACACTCGCATTTTCTATCGTTCTAGGAACATCCGCGGCCGTGGGCAGCTTGATTCCCATGGTGTCTCTGCACCGAGAACATCTCAACAGCGCGGCTGGATATGCGGTCATTGGTGCAGTCGCATTCGTCCTCTTGGGCGTGATGCTCTGTGCCGCTGCCGGAAGGCTGCGAGACAGACCGATCAGACTGTCTATCGCCTCCCCCAAAAATACCTCGCAGGGATTGCTGCTTGCGATTATCTGCGGTCTCGCCGCATCCCTCATGAATTTCGGAGTTGCTTTCGGAACACCGTTGGTCGAAGTCGCTCGCTCTTTTGGCGCAAACGGACTCAACGCGATTAACGCGATTTGGCTTCCACTGCTGCTTGCCGGTGCGGTTCCGAATGTCCTGTATTGTGCTTGGTTGATGAAACGGAACCGCTCCGGACAAAAATACAGGGTGGGGCGATCATACTGGGCTCTGGCGGCGATGATGGCCATCTTATGGTTCGGAAGTACCCTGCTCTATGGACTGGCAGCAGGCCAACTGGGTGCCTGGGGTCCGATTCTTGGATGGCCGTTGTTCATGTCGTTGATCGTGATTACTGCGACCATATTGGGTATGTTTACCGGCGAATGGAAGGATTGCGGACCACTTCCCATTCGCGTCCAGTGGGCGGGCGTGACCGTGCTCGTGCTGGCGATTTTTATTCTTGCAGGCTCAAGCCGTTACTTACAGTAA